A stretch of Rhodohalobacter mucosus DNA encodes these proteins:
- a CDS encoding glycosyl hydrolase family 17 encodes MMVKCKLFAAVLAAFVIMTSCSQEQHSANDSGGITASEILGDPYYRAISFGAYREDTREIQPTIPQLKEDVRILSAMGIRLLRTYNVHYDEAANLLQAIREIKEEDPDFEMYLMLGAWIDAKNAWTDQPDRIRDEDAEQNAVEIDRAVSLAMEYPDIVKVIAVGNEAMVHWQSEYYVEPQIILNWVKHLQNLKNEGVLPEDLWITSSDNFASWGGGDSVYHKEALNELIRAVDFISMHTYPMHDTHYNPEFWGVREGEENLSDMEKIESAMLRSLDYAISQYESVVDYMQSIGVDKPVHIGETGWATISNEYYGPDGARATDEYKSGRYHELIRDWSDQNRVTVFYFEAFDEKWKDAENPMGSENHFGLINLQSQAKYPIWDLVDEGVFDGLTRDGKPITKTYGGDFEAMMQDVLVPPHESEIEARMEGQ; translated from the coding sequence ATGATGGTGAAATGTAAGCTTTTCGCAGCTGTGCTGGCAGCTTTCGTTATTATGACATCCTGTTCGCAGGAACAGCACTCAGCAAATGATTCGGGTGGTATCACGGCAAGCGAGATACTGGGGGATCCCTACTATCGAGCGATTTCTTTTGGAGCGTATCGTGAAGACACAAGAGAGATTCAGCCTACAATTCCACAGCTTAAAGAGGATGTCAGGATTTTATCGGCTATGGGCATTCGGTTGCTCAGAACCTATAACGTTCATTATGATGAAGCGGCCAATTTGCTTCAGGCAATCCGTGAAATAAAAGAGGAGGATCCGGATTTTGAAATGTATCTGATGCTGGGTGCCTGGATAGATGCAAAAAATGCCTGGACGGATCAGCCCGACAGAATACGCGATGAGGATGCTGAGCAGAATGCCGTTGAAATAGATCGCGCAGTATCACTTGCCATGGAGTACCCGGATATTGTTAAGGTGATCGCAGTGGGTAATGAAGCTATGGTGCACTGGCAATCGGAGTACTATGTAGAACCTCAGATCATTTTAAATTGGGTGAAGCACCTTCAAAATCTAAAAAATGAAGGAGTGTTGCCTGAAGATCTGTGGATCACAAGTTCGGATAACTTTGCCTCGTGGGGTGGCGGCGACAGTGTTTACCATAAAGAAGCCTTAAATGAGCTGATACGTGCAGTGGATTTTATCTCCATGCATACCTATCCCATGCACGACACTCATTACAATCCGGAATTCTGGGGCGTTCGCGAAGGTGAAGAGAACCTTTCTGATATGGAAAAGATCGAATCGGCCATGCTCAGATCCCTGGATTATGCAATTTCACAGTATGAGAGTGTAGTTGATTACATGCAAAGTATCGGTGTGGACAAACCTGTTCACATTGGAGAAACGGGTTGGGCAACGATCTCAAATGAATATTATGGACCCGATGGGGCCAGGGCTACCGATGAGTATAAATCAGGGCGCTACCACGAGCTGATTCGTGACTGGTCTGATCAAAACAGGGTAACGGTTTTCTATTTCGAAGCATTTGATGAGAAATGGAAAGATGCGGAGAACCCCATGGGATCAGAAAATCACTTTGGCCTCATTAATCTTCAGTCGCAGGCCAAATATCCAATCTGGGATCTTGTGGATGAAGGGGTTTTCGACGGACTCACCCGGGATGGAAAACCCATCACCAAAACGTATGGGGGTGATTTTGAGGCTATGATGCAGGATGTATTGGTTCCGCCCCATGAAAGCGAAATTGAGGCTAGAATGGAGGGCCAATGA
- a CDS encoding glycoside hydrolase family 30 protein, translating to MNRLVFKHMAWLVHLSLALVFISGCENESEQMNAQIFETSANGNQLTELTEFVDAEQRVEISIFPNQEFQTITGFGGSFTEASAYLLNRLSRENRMKIIEAYFGESGARYSLTRTHMNSSDFSLRNYSYAPVPGDTQLEHFSIDEDREDIIPMIKDAMAVSEEGFKIIASPWTAPPWMKDNNDWRGGRLLPQYYDTWALFFEKYLKAYRSEGIDIWAFTVENEPLGNDSNWESMHFTPEEMNEFVKNHLGPELRDSGEEVKIFGYDQNRDAELIEWVDVMYDDKEAAAYYDGTAVHWYGSTFNYFPDELQYAHSKAPEKHLIQTEATVDAEVPRWREDAWYWSKEATDWGWDWAPEERKHLHPKYVPVYRYARDIIGTLNNWVDGWVDWNMVLNRQGGPNWAKNWCVAPVIVDPDADEVYFTPLYYTMSHFSRYIRPGAVRIGHTHTDEDLMVTAVKNPDSSIVIVVLNQHEQPKALNISLEGKTLNLAIDQRALQTIVL from the coding sequence ATGAACCGTCTTGTATTCAAACATATGGCATGGCTGGTACACCTCTCGTTGGCGTTGGTTTTTATTTCAGGGTGTGAAAATGAATCGGAACAAATGAATGCACAAATTTTTGAAACCTCAGCAAACGGGAACCAGCTAACAGAACTGACTGAATTTGTTGATGCAGAGCAGCGTGTTGAGATATCGATTTTTCCAAACCAGGAGTTTCAAACAATTACAGGTTTTGGGGGCTCATTTACTGAAGCATCAGCTTATTTACTGAATCGGCTGAGCAGGGAAAACCGAATGAAGATCATTGAAGCCTATTTTGGTGAATCGGGTGCGAGATACTCATTGACGCGTACCCATATGAATTCAAGTGATTTTTCTCTTAGAAACTACTCCTATGCACCGGTTCCCGGAGATACCCAGCTTGAACACTTTTCAATTGATGAAGATCGTGAGGATATCATCCCCATGATCAAGGACGCCATGGCGGTTTCTGAAGAAGGGTTTAAAATCATTGCTTCACCCTGGACGGCACCACCATGGATGAAAGACAATAATGACTGGCGCGGGGGAAGGCTTTTGCCGCAATACTACGATACCTGGGCGCTCTTTTTTGAGAAATATCTTAAGGCATATCGTTCGGAAGGAATAGATATATGGGCATTCACAGTTGAGAATGAACCGTTGGGCAACGACAGTAACTGGGAGAGCATGCACTTCACACCAGAGGAGATGAATGAGTTTGTTAAGAATCATTTGGGTCCGGAGCTTAGAGACTCGGGTGAAGAGGTTAAAATTTTTGGTTACGATCAGAATCGTGATGCAGAATTGATTGAGTGGGTTGATGTGATGTACGATGATAAAGAAGCTGCAGCCTACTATGACGGAACAGCGGTGCATTGGTACGGAAGCACATTTAACTACTTTCCGGATGAACTTCAGTATGCACACAGCAAAGCACCTGAAAAGCACCTTATACAAACAGAAGCAACCGTAGATGCAGAAGTGCCAAGGTGGAGAGAGGATGCATGGTATTGGTCAAAAGAAGCGACAGACTGGGGCTGGGACTGGGCACCTGAGGAGAGAAAACACCTTCATCCAAAATATGTGCCCGTGTATCGTTATGCGCGTGACATAATCGGCACATTGAATAACTGGGTTGACGGGTGGGTAGACTGGAATATGGTACTCAACAGACAGGGTGGTCCCAACTGGGCCAAAAACTGGTGTGTGGCTCCTGTTATTGTAGATCCGGATGCGGATGAGGTCTATTTCACTCCCCTCTATTACACGATGTCACATTTCAGCAGATACATTCGCCCCGGAGCGGTTCGAATCGGTCATACCCATACTGATGAAGATCTTATGGTAACTGCCGTAAAAAATCCGGACTCCTCCATCGTAATTGTTGTGCTGAATCAACATGAGCAGCCAAAGGCTCTGAATATATCCCTTGAAGGAAAAACGCTGAACCTGGCTATCGATCAAAGGGCACTGCAAACCATTGTATTGTAA
- a CDS encoding MFS transporter, whose protein sequence is MSKYKTPKKDKVPFFEKMAFGSGHFVINMLPGALGFFMFFLLTAFGIDPLYAGILGALPRLFDAISDPIMGFISDNTKSRWGRRRPYIFVGAILSGVFFALSWQMYPENSQLYNFWYFLILSIFFLAGNTMFATPLVGLGYEMTPDYNERTRLMAFANTMGQIAWMIVPWFWVIIADPQVYAAQDVGVREMSITVGAICIVLGILPAIFCKGIDSSKMENRKEINFHTLAKNVKELWEGIKMVFQNKPFVKLCGATFLVFNGFQMVAAFSVYIIVFYMFNGSYENAGTWPAWFSTITAVMTAFVVIPIVTWLANTFGKRKAFIISTALSIIGYILKWWGFSNELNASFNETQLAAFLNSLVGSIFNFLNPMLESLGMSWFSIDASAGAPWLIFLPIPFMAFGLGGLFTLMMSMTADVCDLDELKNGMPRKEGTYGAIYWWMVKIGQSVALFLGGLVLKLVGFVSDAPTQTADTMFSLRIADIVIPSVTAAIAIWVMYSYSLTEARAREIKKELEARRGEL, encoded by the coding sequence ATGTCAAAATATAAAACGCCAAAAAAAGATAAGGTCCCGTTTTTTGAAAAAATGGCATTTGGTTCAGGGCACTTTGTAATAAATATGTTACCCGGTGCATTGGGCTTTTTTATGTTCTTTCTGCTCACGGCTTTTGGCATAGACCCTCTTTATGCGGGAATCCTGGGCGCTCTTCCCAGATTGTTTGATGCGATAAGCGATCCGATTATGGGCTTTATATCGGATAATACAAAGTCGCGTTGGGGACGCAGGAGACCCTACATTTTTGTAGGTGCTATTTTAAGCGGGGTCTTTTTTGCACTCTCGTGGCAAATGTATCCCGAAAATTCCCAGCTGTATAACTTCTGGTATTTCCTGATTCTCTCCATTTTCTTCCTGGCCGGCAATACGATGTTTGCAACACCGCTGGTTGGGCTGGGTTACGAAATGACTCCCGACTATAACGAGCGCACACGACTGATGGCGTTCGCAAATACGATGGGGCAAATCGCCTGGATGATTGTCCCGTGGTTCTGGGTTATCATAGCTGATCCCCAGGTGTACGCTGCACAGGACGTTGGGGTTCGGGAAATGTCGATAACGGTGGGAGCTATCTGTATCGTGCTTGGAATATTGCCGGCCATTTTCTGTAAGGGTATTGATTCATCGAAAATGGAGAACAGAAAGGAAATTAATTTTCATACACTTGCAAAAAATGTGAAAGAGCTTTGGGAGGGCATCAAAATGGTGTTCCAAAATAAGCCTTTCGTGAAACTTTGCGGCGCCACATTTTTGGTTTTTAACGGATTCCAGATGGTGGCGGCATTCAGCGTATACATCATTGTATTCTATATGTTCAACGGCAGTTATGAAAATGCGGGTACATGGCCGGCATGGTTTTCGACAATAACTGCAGTGATGACGGCGTTCGTCGTAATTCCCATCGTGACCTGGCTGGCCAATACGTTTGGGAAAAGAAAAGCATTTATCATCTCAACTGCGCTTTCCATTATTGGATATATCCTAAAGTGGTGGGGATTCAGCAATGAGCTCAATGCCAGCTTCAATGAAACTCAGCTCGCAGCATTTCTCAACAGCTTAGTAGGTTCAATATTCAATTTTCTCAATCCAATGCTGGAATCTTTGGGAATGTCGTGGTTCAGTATTGATGCCAGTGCCGGTGCTCCCTGGCTTATCTTCCTTCCTATACCGTTTATGGCGTTTGGACTGGGAGGTTTGTTCACCCTCATGATGAGTATGACGGCCGATGTCTGTGATCTGGATGAACTGAAAAACGGAATGCCCCGTAAGGAGGGCACATACGGTGCAATCTATTGGTGGATGGTTAAGATTGGGCAGTCTGTAGCCCTTTTCCTGGGGGGACTTGTTCTGAAGCTGGTTGGTTTTGTTTCAGATGCTCCCACCCAAACCGCTGATACGATGTTCAGCCTGCGCATTGCTGATATCGTAATCCCGTCTGTAACTGCAGCAATCGCGATTTGGGTCATGTACAGCTACAGTCTTACGGAGGCAAGGGCACGAGAGATTAAGAAAGAACTGGAAGCCCGAAGAGGTGAATTGTAG
- a CDS encoding glycosyl hydrolase family 17 protein, which translates to MSFRKEKFLSYRESDVISRVNYLDDLSDDEIKNLFLEVLYNGVHGFCFSLYEEGQKPGDIISGDQIRKRIEILNKYTGWIRSFSCTEGNELIPKIAKEYGMKTLVGAWLGNDEEKNSEEIENLIKLAEEGYVDIAAVGNEVLYRGDLTESKLLEYMNQVKSGLPDIPVGYVDAYYEFVQRPEISETCDVILCNCYPYWEGTHFKHSFQHMRQMYHQVVDAAPGKRVIITETGWPSRGEGLGNAEPSERNAMMYFINTELWSNDEDIEVFYFSSFDEDWKVSAEGDVGAYWGIWDKVGNLKYG; encoded by the coding sequence ATGTCATTTAGAAAAGAAAAATTCCTTTCATACCGTGAGTCGGATGTTATCTCACGGGTGAATTATCTGGACGACCTGTCGGATGATGAAATAAAAAACCTTTTTCTGGAAGTGCTGTACAATGGAGTCCATGGATTTTGTTTCAGCCTGTACGAAGAGGGACAAAAGCCCGGCGACATCATATCCGGAGATCAGATTCGCAAGCGAATTGAGATCCTGAACAAATACACGGGATGGATACGGTCATTTTCATGTACGGAGGGTAACGAACTTATTCCAAAAATTGCGAAAGAGTACGGGATGAAAACACTCGTTGGTGCATGGCTTGGAAACGATGAAGAGAAGAACAGTGAGGAGATTGAAAATTTAATCAAACTGGCTGAAGAAGGTTATGTGGATATAGCCGCGGTTGGTAACGAAGTACTTTACAGGGGAGACCTGACCGAAAGCAAGCTTCTTGAATACATGAATCAGGTTAAGTCCGGATTACCGGATATTCCTGTAGGTTATGTTGATGCGTATTATGAGTTTGTACAGCGGCCTGAAATAAGTGAAACCTGCGATGTAATACTCTGTAACTGCTACCCCTACTGGGAAGGAACTCACTTTAAGCATTCGTTTCAGCATATGAGACAAATGTATCATCAGGTTGTAGATGCGGCACCCGGCAAGCGGGTTATTATCACCGAAACCGGCTGGCCAAGCAGGGGAGAAGGTTTGGGTAATGCAGAGCCATCCGAACGGAACGCGATGATGTATTTCATCAATACCGAACTTTGGTCCAATGATGAAGATATTGAGGTTTTCTATTTTTCTTCATTTGATGAGGACTGGAAAGTGAGCGCAGAGGGTGATGTGGGCGCTTACTGGGGAATCTGGGATAAAGTCGGCAACCTTAAATACGGATGA
- a CDS encoding glycosyl hydrolase, with translation MNTFQKLGLEPGMAICYSGFREGQNPGGVYPSYDEVREDLQLLKGRWKYLRLFDCDKHGETVLEVIKNEQFDFKVMLGSYIEAELNNFNCPWNGGVYSKKQLEKNARVNEEKIAKLAEFANLYPDIIFSLSVGNEACVDWTDHYVHESRVLEFVKTVQNRANQPVTFCENYAPWLYKLEKLAHGVDFISIHTYPVWEYKHISEALDYTKENYHSVSQKYPDIPVVITEAGWATNSNGRGIPPDNVNEEFQKIYFEKLMEWSEKENILVFFFEAFDEPWKGSPEPLEPEKHWGLYKIDRTPKLVLK, from the coding sequence ATGAATACATTTCAAAAACTGGGCTTAGAACCGGGTATGGCAATCTGTTATTCCGGTTTTAGGGAGGGCCAGAATCCAGGGGGTGTTTATCCTTCATATGATGAAGTACGGGAAGATCTTCAGCTGTTAAAGGGCCGTTGGAAATACCTGCGGCTATTTGATTGCGACAAGCATGGGGAAACCGTTCTGGAAGTCATAAAAAATGAGCAATTTGACTTCAAAGTTATGCTTGGTTCCTACATTGAAGCGGAACTGAATAATTTTAACTGCCCCTGGAACGGAGGCGTATATTCAAAAAAACAGCTTGAAAAAAATGCTCGCGTTAATGAGGAAAAAATAGCCAAGCTGGCCGAATTTGCTAACCTCTATCCTGATATCATCTTTTCACTTTCTGTCGGCAATGAAGCCTGTGTTGACTGGACCGACCATTACGTACACGAAAGCAGGGTTCTGGAATTTGTCAAAACCGTGCAAAATAGAGCCAATCAGCCGGTCACATTTTGCGAAAACTACGCTCCATGGCTCTACAAACTTGAAAAATTAGCCCACGGCGTCGATTTTATCTCTATTCACACATATCCCGTATGGGAATATAAACACATTAGTGAAGCACTTGATTACACAAAAGAAAATTACCATTCAGTTTCGCAAAAATATCCTGATATTCCGGTAGTTATAACTGAAGCAGGCTGGGCAACCAATTCCAATGGAAGGGGAATCCCGCCCGATAACGTAAACGAAGAATTTCAGAAAATCTATTTTGAAAAGCTGATGGAGTGGTCAGAAAAAGAGAACATTCTGGTCTTTTTCTTTGAAGCTTTCGATGAACCGTGGAAAGGCTCGCCTGAGCCCCTGGAGCCTGAAAAACATTGGGGATTGTATAAAATTGACCGTACTCCAAAGCTCGTTCTGAAATAA
- a CDS encoding helix-turn-helix and ligand-binding sensor domain-containing protein — translation MKTAFIYLISLLCGIAAASAQQLPEKGVPELKSYTPSEYKNSGKIWDIDSASNGIVYMAADKGLLEYDGKNWKIYEGSSGFTRSVNVVSDSLIYTGSDLDFGVWQKNVYQDFEYRSLYPFREDLAEISEEFWEIHRVGENILFVSDFNIYAYRDDALTKIAAPEEFVGSYSLNGDVYFADKSGGLFRMIDLSLEQVANLPAGSDFEITGMYEHDEAIVLVTYNSGLYRYSSGNLAPIDTPLSQELKAATVFSFEPVENNYLAFGTVQKGLFISDLNGNIVHHINRNKGLPNNTILSTHFNVAGQLWLGMDYGISSLKLRDELTFIYDYEGNFGTGYTALLKNGRFYLGTNKGLYQSSWEQLNNNSEAYNFELIPGSEGQVWTLENIRDDLFAGHDRGLFLINDNRLERLSRERGFWTLVPYRDVLLGGTYNGIFAFEKTGGTWSFKKQIELIAGSASQILVEADDIVWVNIPNYGIIRMVMDDTLYPEERSIFLSDTFRGDDPYLVKEGNRITVRTDQFQYAYSAADSTFNEERVPDFTAKPENSLPGIFQPDSLNSQFEFLPLYNGFGLKNTGQDQDTHVVNGEIIFRRFEAFNNEERLELHRGQAVPYRYNNVHITYLIPNREDLLYQYRLGDEGNWSSWSADTELELVDLPYGEHQLFIRAMVNGSPTEAAVFMFEITSPWYFSWYAYVVYVLLLITMGYLIYLWQSVTLKRQEKSLQESQQRSLREQAEKHRREILLMEQERLQTDYDKLEKQLKNKTIELANKAKENQDKNRLLVRLKNKLEAAQQKPEVPASFWNEIHRLLDSYINLEDNTFEIQMDELHQEFFQRLKDRFPDLSSNDLRLCAYLKLGFSSKEIAEFSNIKPSSVYINRSRLRKKLNLDADEDLTDFLNAI, via the coding sequence TTGAAAACAGCATTCATATATCTGATTTCGCTCCTATGCGGAATTGCAGCGGCATCCGCACAGCAGCTTCCCGAAAAAGGTGTACCTGAGCTAAAAAGTTATACTCCTTCGGAATATAAAAACAGCGGTAAAATTTGGGATATTGATTCCGCTTCAAACGGTATTGTCTACATGGCAGCCGATAAAGGTCTTCTGGAATATGATGGCAAGAACTGGAAGATTTATGAAGGAAGCAGCGGTTTCACCCGTTCTGTCAATGTAGTCAGCGATTCACTTATCTATACGGGATCGGATCTTGATTTCGGCGTGTGGCAAAAAAATGTCTATCAGGACTTTGAATACAGATCACTCTATCCTTTCAGGGAAGATCTGGCCGAGATAAGTGAGGAATTCTGGGAGATACATCGCGTTGGTGAAAATATCCTGTTTGTCTCAGATTTTAATATCTATGCTTACCGTGATGATGCCCTTACAAAGATTGCGGCTCCGGAGGAATTTGTTGGCAGCTACTCGCTTAACGGAGATGTCTATTTTGCAGACAAGAGCGGCGGCTTGTTCCGTATGATCGACTTGTCGCTGGAACAGGTGGCCAATTTGCCGGCAGGGTCCGATTTCGAAATTACCGGAATGTATGAACATGATGAGGCAATTGTGCTGGTGACCTACAACTCCGGGCTTTATCGATACTCATCGGGTAATTTAGCTCCTATAGACACCCCGTTGTCACAGGAGCTTAAAGCTGCAACAGTTTTTAGTTTTGAACCTGTTGAAAATAATTACCTTGCTTTTGGAACCGTACAAAAAGGGCTTTTTATCAGTGATCTGAACGGGAACATCGTACATCATATAAACCGGAACAAAGGCCTGCCCAATAATACAATTTTGAGTACCCACTTCAACGTTGCAGGCCAGCTTTGGCTTGGAATGGATTACGGTATTTCATCCTTAAAGCTGCGCGATGAACTGACGTTCATTTACGATTACGAGGGTAATTTTGGAACAGGCTATACTGCCTTGCTGAAGAATGGACGTTTCTACCTGGGTACAAATAAAGGGCTTTATCAATCCAGCTGGGAACAGCTAAACAATAATTCAGAAGCATACAATTTTGAACTAATACCGGGAAGCGAAGGGCAGGTTTGGACCCTGGAAAATATTCGCGATGATCTCTTTGCAGGCCACGATCGCGGACTCTTTCTAATTAACGATAACAGACTGGAAAGGTTAAGCAGAGAGAGGGGTTTCTGGACATTGGTTCCTTACAGAGATGTACTGCTAGGAGGCACGTACAATGGAATTTTTGCTTTTGAAAAAACAGGCGGTACCTGGTCATTTAAAAAGCAGATTGAACTTATTGCAGGATCAGCCAGCCAGATACTTGTCGAGGCGGATGATATCGTATGGGTGAATATTCCAAACTACGGTATCATACGAATGGTTATGGACGATACCCTTTATCCGGAAGAGAGATCCATCTTTCTAAGCGATACCTTTCGGGGTGACGATCCATATCTGGTAAAAGAAGGGAACAGAATAACGGTACGTACGGATCAGTTTCAATACGCCTATTCTGCTGCCGACAGCACATTTAACGAAGAAAGGGTGCCCGATTTTACTGCGAAGCCAGAAAATTCACTACCCGGGATATTTCAGCCGGACAGTCTGAATTCACAATTTGAGTTCCTCCCTCTCTATAACGGTTTTGGATTAAAAAATACCGGTCAGGATCAGGATACGCACGTTGTAAACGGGGAAATTATCTTCCGCAGGTTCGAAGCATTCAATAACGAAGAGCGATTGGAACTACACCGCGGACAAGCCGTTCCATATCGCTATAACAATGTGCATATTACATATCTGATCCCAAACAGGGAAGATCTGCTCTACCAATACCGTCTTGGCGATGAAGGAAACTGGAGCTCCTGGTCTGCTGATACAGAACTTGAACTGGTTGACTTGCCCTACGGTGAACATCAGCTTTTTATCAGGGCAATGGTAAACGGTTCTCCAACCGAGGCTGCTGTATTCATGTTTGAAATAACCTCTCCCTGGTATTTCAGCTGGTATGCCTACGTTGTATATGTTCTCCTGCTTATCACTATGGGATATCTGATCTATTTGTGGCAAAGTGTTACACTTAAACGACAGGAAAAATCATTGCAGGAAAGTCAGCAACGGTCGCTGCGGGAGCAGGCCGAAAAACACAGGCGTGAGATACTTTTGATGGAGCAGGAGCGCCTTCAGACTGACTATGATAAACTGGAAAAGCAGTTAAAAAACAAAACAATAGAGTTAGCAAATAAAGCAAAGGAAAATCAGGACAAAAACCGGCTTTTGGTACGGCTGAAGAACAAGCTGGAGGCTGCACAACAGAAACCGGAAGTACCGGCCTCTTTCTGGAATGAGATACACAGGCTTCTTGACTCTTATATCAATCTGGAGGACAATACATTTGAGATTCAGATGGATGAACTTCATCAGGAATTTTTCCAGAGGCTGAAAGATCGCTTTCCCGATCTGTCAAGCAATGATCTGCGACTCTGTGCATACCTGAAGCTTGGTTTCAGCTCCAAGGAGATAGCCGAATTTTCGAATATTAAGCCATCAAGTGTGTATATAAATCGCTCGCGCCTGCGGAAAAAACTCAACCTGGACGCTGACGAGGATTTGACTGACTTTTTAAATGCGATTTAA
- a CDS encoding glycoside hydrolase family 16 protein translates to MTRSRILGSATPLLIISLFIVSSCVQDNGQEYTLVWSEEFEENSIDRETWVHWEGPAYNNELQYYTDRPENSYVEDGVLHLVAQREAFGGKEYTSARISTDSTSIGWQYGRFEARIRMPEGKGFWPAFWLMPMRDDGWPRGGEIDIMEYRGNEPYTTSAAVHFWVGGCEGTSLECRKYITDTHTVQSAKLSESFNIYALEWDESGLHWFLNETEFLHVPFTDIDARFDPFSTPFYIILNLAVGGNFLPNPDETTPFPQALEVDYVRVYKK, encoded by the coding sequence ATGACCCGATCCAGAATCCTTGGTTCCGCCACACCACTCCTTATCATTTCTCTTTTTATCGTCTCATCGTGCGTACAGGACAACGGGCAGGAATACACGCTTGTGTGGAGCGAGGAATTTGAGGAAAACAGCATTGACAGAGAAACCTGGGTTCACTGGGAAGGGCCTGCATATAACAATGAGCTGCAATATTATACCGACAGACCTGAAAATTCATACGTTGAGGATGGGGTTCTGCACCTTGTTGCACAGCGCGAAGCATTCGGAGGGAAAGAGTATACATCCGCGCGGATATCGACTGACAGTACATCAATAGGATGGCAGTACGGCCGCTTTGAAGCCCGTATACGCATGCCTGAGGGTAAAGGATTCTGGCCTGCTTTCTGGCTGATGCCTATGAGGGATGACGGCTGGCCGCGCGGCGGGGAAATTGATATCATGGAGTATCGGGGGAACGAACCCTATACAACGAGTGCTGCGGTTCATTTTTGGGTTGGCGGTTGTGAAGGCACCTCTCTTGAGTGCCGTAAATATATAACCGACACACATACCGTGCAGTCAGCCAAACTAAGCGAGAGCTTTAATATTTATGCGCTGGAATGGGACGAATCAGGCCTGCATTGGTTTTTAAATGAAACCGAATTTTTGCACGTACCCTTCACTGACATTGATGCCAGATTTGATCCTTTCAGCACGCCATTTTATATCATTCTGAACCTGGCTGTCGGCGGTAATTTTTTACCAAACCCTGACGAAACCACCCCGTTTCCCCAGGCGCTTGAGGTTGACTACGTAAGGGTATATAAAAAATGA